From the Maioricimonas rarisocia genome, one window contains:
- a CDS encoding DUF6263 family protein, producing the protein MMWRSSLPLFAMLLLVTGLSGCGFFGSSEDEAEIELPEWLTEETPAAGPDASAVQPAAAQSAAAMSAVPAVPTAPPQSRARLELKLHPGDRFPLRKVVSQELTQAALNGTPQVSRSQLDLLLAITVKEVTADRTHLGITYDRVRFTQDIGGERIEYDSANPPQQIPPVLQAYHGMVRDGFSFWIGQDNRIVEIVGFQQFLERCLANVPVDRRQQVLLAMEAGTGEKGISDFIDNTIGLLPYNTETSPGDTWRRPRRISRPVPMELNTNYTLTELNDQFAVVQIEGTIAPSTTLGHGADTNPNVRITVKGGSATGQCTLFRDTGLPRESRVTRTVDMKVTMASGIEFDQHKRTETVIEAYPGGQRQNATSIGLSPAPSPAPALTPPLNVPAVQQATHQASGPSLR; encoded by the coding sequence ATGATGTGGCGATCGTCACTCCCCCTTTTCGCAATGCTTCTGCTCGTCACGGGTCTGTCCGGATGCGGATTCTTTGGCAGCAGCGAAGACGAAGCTGAAATCGAACTCCCCGAATGGCTGACCGAAGAGACGCCGGCAGCAGGCCCCGACGCATCGGCCGTCCAGCCGGCTGCGGCCCAGTCTGCCGCCGCGATGTCGGCGGTTCCAGCCGTTCCGACCGCTCCGCCGCAATCGCGGGCCCGGCTCGAACTGAAACTGCACCCCGGCGATCGCTTCCCCCTGCGGAAAGTCGTCTCGCAGGAGCTGACCCAGGCCGCCCTCAACGGCACGCCGCAGGTCAGCCGCTCGCAGCTTGATCTCCTGCTGGCCATTACCGTCAAGGAAGTCACCGCCGACCGCACCCACCTGGGAATCACCTACGATCGCGTCCGCTTCACGCAGGACATCGGCGGCGAACGCATCGAATACGACTCGGCAAACCCGCCCCAGCAGATCCCTCCCGTCCTGCAGGCCTACCACGGCATGGTCCGGGACGGCTTCTCCTTCTGGATCGGACAGGACAACCGCATCGTCGAGATCGTTGGCTTTCAGCAGTTCCTCGAACGGTGCCTGGCGAACGTCCCTGTCGATCGCCGCCAGCAGGTTCTGCTCGCCATGGAAGCGGGAACCGGCGAGAAAGGAATCTCCGACTTCATCGACAACACGATCGGCCTGTTGCCGTATAACACCGAGACCAGCCCGGGTGATACCTGGCGACGACCGCGACGCATCTCCCGGCCGGTGCCGATGGAACTGAACACGAACTACACGCTTACCGAACTCAACGATCAGTTCGCGGTTGTTCAGATCGAAGGAACGATCGCCCCCTCCACCACGCTCGGACACGGTGCCGATACGAATCCCAACGTTCGAATCACGGTCAAAGGCGGATCCGCAACGGGGCAGTGCACGCTGTTCCGCGACACCGGCCTGCCGCGGGAATCGCGCGTAACCCGGACTGTCGACATGAAGGTGACGATGGCCAGCGGCATCGAGTTCGACCAGCACAAGCGGACCGAAACGGTGATCGAAGCCTATCCGGGTGGTCAGCGACAGAACGCGACCAGCATTGGGCTCTCGCCGGCACCGTCCCCCGCACCGGCACTGACGCCTCCGCTCAACGTCCCGGCCGTCCAGCAGGCAACTCACCAGGCATCCGGCCCCAGCCTGCGATAG
- the mnmA gene encoding tRNA 2-thiouridine(34) synthase MnmA, whose amino-acid sequence MKRVVLAMSGGVDSSASAWLLREQGYEVIGLFMRSGATEAAACATGGDMLPIVTAPARKQGCCSASDAADARRVADAMDIPFHALNFEDAFGRIKDYFADEYLAGRTPNPCVMCNNWLKFGKLWDFAQQVGADAIASGHYAQVQPVPDGDGPGLFRGRDRTKDQSYVLFGVQRSLLEKILYPVGGYTKDEIRDLARKAGLRTANKPDSQEICFIPDNDYGAFLERFRGPQETAGEMVDTAGNVVGHHDGYQHFTVGQRKGLGVTFGSPRFVVRIEPDSCRVVIGTREELGRQELEANRLNWLTAETPQRLRCTAQIRYQHTPATCTVEVGDEDRCHVEFDEPQFGVAPGQAVVFYDDDRVLGGGWIC is encoded by the coding sequence GTGAAGCGTGTCGTGCTGGCAATGAGTGGAGGCGTCGACAGTTCCGCCTCGGCCTGGCTCCTCCGGGAGCAGGGCTACGAGGTGATCGGACTGTTCATGCGCTCCGGCGCGACCGAAGCGGCCGCGTGTGCGACCGGGGGCGACATGCTTCCGATCGTCACCGCACCGGCCCGCAAGCAGGGTTGCTGCTCTGCGTCCGACGCCGCCGACGCCCGACGCGTCGCCGACGCAATGGATATCCCGTTCCACGCGCTCAACTTCGAAGACGCCTTCGGCCGCATCAAGGACTACTTCGCCGACGAGTATCTTGCAGGGCGCACACCCAATCCGTGCGTGATGTGCAACAACTGGCTGAAGTTCGGCAAGCTGTGGGACTTCGCGCAGCAGGTCGGTGCCGACGCCATCGCCAGCGGCCATTACGCTCAGGTGCAGCCCGTACCGGACGGAGACGGTCCCGGCCTGTTTCGCGGTCGCGACCGGACGAAGGATCAGTCCTACGTCCTCTTTGGAGTACAGCGGTCGCTGCTCGAAAAGATCCTCTACCCGGTCGGCGGATACACCAAGGACGAAATTCGCGACCTCGCCCGCAAGGCAGGGCTCCGCACCGCCAACAAGCCCGACAGCCAGGAAATCTGCTTCATTCCCGACAACGACTACGGGGCATTCCTCGAACGGTTCCGTGGTCCGCAGGAAACGGCCGGCGAAATGGTCGACACGGCCGGCAACGTCGTCGGCCACCACGACGGCTACCAGCATTTCACCGTCGGACAGAGAAAGGGGCTGGGCGTCACGTTCGGATCGCCCCGCTTCGTCGTCCGCATCGAGCCCGACTCGTGTCGCGTCGTCATTGGAACCCGCGAAGAACTCGGCCGGCAGGAACTGGAAGCCAACCGCCTCAACTGGCTGACAGCCGAAACTCCGCAGCGCCTCCGCTGCACGGCACAGATCCGCTATCAGCACACACCGGCAACCTGCACCGTCGAAGTGGGCGACGAAGACCGCTGCCACGTCGAATTCGACGAACCGCAGTTCGGCGTCGCCCCTGGACAGGCTGTCGTCTTCTATGACGACGATCGCGTTCTCGGCGGCGGCTGGATCTGCTGA
- a CDS encoding ComEA family DNA-binding protein produces MSAGDRVFTLTCVVLGCLLLLVHWARQEGAGLEPVEIERLDPAAYNYRVDANSATWVELMLLEGIGEQLARRIVADREQSGPFASVDDLERVRGIGPKTLARIRPGLQCLPPESFEPEETP; encoded by the coding sequence ATGTCCGCAGGCGACCGCGTCTTCACGCTGACGTGCGTCGTGCTTGGCTGCCTGCTGCTGCTGGTACACTGGGCGCGGCAGGAAGGTGCCGGGCTGGAGCCGGTGGAAATTGAGCGGCTCGATCCGGCGGCCTACAATTACCGCGTCGATGCCAACTCGGCGACGTGGGTGGAGCTCATGCTGCTGGAGGGCATCGGCGAGCAGCTTGCCCGGCGGATTGTGGCCGATCGGGAACAGAGCGGCCCGTTCGCATCCGTCGACGATCTGGAGCGTGTGCGGGGTATCGGTCCGAAGACGCTCGCTCGCATCCGCCCCGGCCTCCAGTGCCTGCCGCCCGAATCATTCGAGCCCGAGGAGACTCCGTGA
- a CDS encoding PaaI family thioesterase, producing MTGERVQQNLIEAFQRGTFPFLDLLGVEPVEIEDGRASIRMRVEDRHLRVGGIAHGGVVASLLDTAVGLSAATVAPSGHDLVTAQLNINFIRPVNRNEVLIATGDVLHSGNRTAVCRGEIFHKEQLLAEATGTVIYLPHVEGRDAEES from the coding sequence GTGACCGGAGAACGTGTCCAACAGAATCTGATCGAAGCGTTCCAGCGCGGAACCTTTCCCTTTCTCGACCTGCTGGGGGTCGAACCGGTGGAGATCGAGGACGGACGGGCGTCGATTCGGATGCGGGTCGAGGATCGTCATCTGCGGGTCGGCGGAATTGCACACGGCGGCGTCGTGGCGAGTTTGCTGGATACCGCGGTCGGGCTTTCCGCCGCGACGGTGGCTCCGTCGGGGCACGACCTGGTGACGGCTCAGCTGAACATCAATTTCATCCGGCCGGTGAACCGGAATGAAGTTCTGATCGCGACTGGTGACGTGCTCCACTCGGGGAACCGGACGGCGGTCTGCCGGGGGGAGATCTTCCATAAGGAGCAGTTGCTGGCCGAAGCGACGGGGACGGTGATTTATCTGCCGCACGTGGAAGGGCGGGATGCGGAGGAGTCTTGA
- a CDS encoding ATP-binding protein yields the protein MAAKKLTVVISQAQGKNPQKRHLEEELAARLIMEPGIDVCIVPHLNDMTPDHSGLLLLKSVNGPIVVLSWLYPRAARWILDRQGVKGLEGISLLTSDDEDDDETQQEEETGKGIGAGDVPNRRLYCIDLRVESTTEPYLEELRRIGRENTQETVELLSWVGGNPSGGQLQQFLNPAEQAPAPTNGSAPATPQAETNGNGAAPQPVNLADETPVKRRWYPVIDYSRCTNCMECIDFCLFGVYGVDTMDKILVEAQDNCKKGCPACSRVCPENAIIFPQHKSPAIAGADGEVAGLKIDLSKLFGGGDQDALQTAVAERDAELVKDGRDAVGMEVGVPKRQAEKPAQKRDELDDLMDGLDDMDF from the coding sequence ATGGCTGCGAAAAAGCTGACCGTCGTAATTTCGCAGGCGCAGGGGAAGAATCCCCAGAAGCGGCACCTGGAAGAAGAGCTGGCCGCACGCCTGATCATGGAACCCGGGATCGACGTCTGCATCGTCCCGCACCTCAACGACATGACCCCCGATCACTCGGGACTGCTGCTCCTGAAGTCGGTCAACGGGCCCATCGTCGTCCTTTCCTGGCTCTACCCCCGGGCCGCCCGCTGGATCCTCGATCGGCAGGGCGTCAAAGGTCTCGAAGGCATCTCGCTGCTCACATCCGACGACGAAGACGACGACGAAACGCAGCAGGAGGAAGAGACCGGTAAAGGAATCGGTGCAGGGGACGTTCCGAACCGGCGGCTCTACTGCATCGACCTCCGCGTCGAATCCACGACCGAACCGTACCTCGAAGAACTCCGCCGCATCGGCCGCGAGAACACGCAGGAAACGGTCGAGCTTCTCTCCTGGGTCGGCGGCAATCCCTCAGGCGGCCAGTTGCAGCAGTTCCTCAATCCCGCCGAACAGGCACCCGCCCCGACCAACGGATCGGCCCCGGCCACGCCGCAGGCCGAAACCAACGGCAACGGAGCCGCGCCGCAGCCGGTCAACCTCGCCGACGAGACGCCCGTCAAACGCCGCTGGTATCCCGTCATCGACTACAGCCGCTGCACGAACTGCATGGAGTGCATCGATTTCTGCCTGTTCGGCGTCTACGGCGTCGACACGATGGACAAGATCCTCGTCGAGGCCCAGGACAACTGCAAAAAGGGATGCCCCGCCTGCAGCCGCGTCTGCCCCGAGAACGCCATCATCTTCCCGCAGCACAAGTCGCCCGCGATCGCCGGTGCCGACGGCGAAGTGGCCGGCCTGAAGATCGACCTCTCGAAGCTGTTCGGAGGCGGCGATCAGGACGCACTGCAGACCGCCGTCGCCGAGCGTGATGCCGAACTCGTCAAGGACGGTCGGGACGCGGTCGGAATGGAAGTCGGCGTTCCCAAACGTCAGGCCGAGAAGCCCGCACAGAAACGGGACGAACTCGACGACCTGATGGACGGCCTCGACGACATGGACTTCTGA
- a CDS encoding glycine cleavage system protein H produces MPEDLVFMMGKYEARIPGDRLYTENHLWLQPADTAFRVGLTAWSVRLLQDVYFLDWDIDADASVRHKQEIGQIESSKAVSALYAPADGRLLSFNEQLLDDPSAINTDGYGDGWLYLFETDANLLSPAEYVAHLEANWEKTQRLIKGQLN; encoded by the coding sequence ATGCCCGAAGATCTTGTTTTCATGATGGGCAAGTACGAAGCCCGTATTCCCGGAGACCGGCTGTACACGGAGAACCATCTGTGGCTGCAACCCGCTGACACCGCGTTCCGCGTCGGACTGACCGCCTGGTCCGTCCGTCTGCTGCAGGACGTCTACTTCCTCGACTGGGACATTGACGCCGACGCCTCGGTCAGGCACAAACAGGAGATCGGACAGATCGAGAGCTCCAAGGCGGTCTCGGCCCTGTACGCCCCCGCTGACGGACGACTGCTCTCGTTCAACGAACAATTGCTGGACGATCCCTCCGCGATCAACACCGATGGCTACGGAGACGGCTGGCTCTACCTGTTCGAAACAGACGCGAACCTGCTCTCTCCCGCGGAGTACGTCGCACACCTTGAAGCCAACTGGGAAAAAACCCAGCGGCTCATCAAAGGACAGCTCAACTGA
- a CDS encoding acyl-CoA desaturase encodes MTTELLESPPTGSINVEPAPAPETTPAESELSDKAAVRAAVLGGFAPEQLRWNNLDWVVVGWIVGIHLGCLAAPFFFTWQAAAVALVLHWATCSIGICLGYHRTLSHRSLKLRAPVRFFTTFCGVISGEGSPLTWAATHRVHHARSDQDGDPHSPLEGTWWSHILWTFVKRDKEHTEALHDQYVPDLKQDKILVFFEKTYGWWLFGSGIALFALGGWPFLLWALCVRMTLAYHSTWFVNSATHLWGYRNYETKDESRNLWWVAVLSYGEGWHNNHHAHPRLARAGHKWWEIDPTWYAIKFLRLFGLAYNVDDRVPATATEKT; translated from the coding sequence ATGACGACAGAGCTTCTGGAATCCCCACCCACCGGTTCGATCAACGTCGAACCAGCCCCGGCCCCCGAAACCACACCCGCCGAATCCGAACTCAGCGACAAGGCAGCCGTACGTGCCGCCGTTCTCGGCGGGTTCGCCCCCGAGCAACTTCGCTGGAACAACCTCGACTGGGTCGTCGTCGGCTGGATCGTCGGCATTCACCTGGGATGCCTGGCCGCACCATTCTTTTTCACCTGGCAGGCCGCTGCCGTCGCCCTCGTCCTCCACTGGGCCACCTGCAGCATCGGCATCTGTCTGGGTTACCACCGCACACTTTCGCACCGCTCGCTCAAGCTGCGGGCTCCCGTCCGATTCTTCACGACGTTCTGCGGAGTGATCTCCGGCGAAGGCTCCCCCCTCACCTGGGCCGCCACGCACCGGGTGCACCATGCCCGCTCCGACCAGGACGGTGATCCCCATTCGCCGCTCGAAGGAACCTGGTGGTCACACATCCTCTGGACCTTCGTCAAGCGGGACAAAGAGCACACCGAAGCCCTCCACGACCAGTACGTGCCCGACCTCAAGCAGGACAAAATCCTCGTCTTCTTCGAGAAGACCTACGGCTGGTGGCTGTTCGGCTCCGGTATTGCCCTGTTCGCCCTGGGCGGCTGGCCGTTCCTCCTGTGGGCCCTCTGCGTCCGCATGACGCTCGCCTACCACAGCACCTGGTTCGTCAACTCCGCCACGCACCTGTGGGGCTACCGCAACTACGAAACCAAAGACGAATCCCGCAATCTGTGGTGGGTCGCCGTCCTCAGCTACGGCGAAGGCTGGCACAACAACCACCACGCTCACCCGCGTCTGGCCCGCGCCGGACACAAGTGGTGGGAAATCGATCCGACCTGGTACGCCATCAAGTTCCTGCGTCTGTTCGGCCTGGCCTACAACGTCGACGACCGCGTCCCCGCCACGGCAACCGAAAAGACGTAA
- a CDS encoding response regulator transcription factor, translated as MTQRILIVEDEDAIANGLKFNFEQEGYEAIVQRDGPGTLRYIDEHHGEVDLVILDLMLPGMSGYEICRAIRERDTDLPIIVLSARTLSEDKAHAFDCGTDQYVTKPFALPELLSRVRNLLSRLKRHANTPPDPPPTALEEFAFDDVHVDFRSFEIRRGEELHRLTTMEMQLLRYFIENEGAVLARTQILRDVWSQNADVTTRTIDNFVMRLRKYIEADPANPEHLLSVRGTGYRFTAGEKHASD; from the coding sequence GTGACGCAACGGATTCTCATCGTCGAAGACGAAGACGCCATTGCCAACGGCCTGAAGTTCAACTTCGAACAGGAAGGCTACGAAGCGATCGTCCAGCGCGACGGCCCCGGGACCCTGCGCTACATCGACGAGCATCACGGCGAAGTGGACCTGGTCATCCTCGACCTGATGCTTCCCGGGATGAGCGGCTACGAAATTTGTCGGGCCATCCGCGAACGCGATACCGACCTGCCCATTATCGTGCTCAGTGCCCGCACCCTCAGCGAAGACAAGGCCCACGCCTTCGACTGCGGCACCGATCAGTACGTCACCAAACCCTTCGCCCTCCCCGAACTCCTCAGCCGGGTCCGCAACCTGCTGTCGCGGCTCAAGCGACACGCAAACACGCCCCCCGATCCGCCGCCGACCGCTCTCGAAGAGTTCGCGTTCGACGACGTCCACGTCGATTTCCGCTCCTTCGAAATCCGTCGCGGCGAGGAACTGCACCGCCTGACCACCATGGAAATGCAGCTGCTCCGGTACTTCATCGAGAATGAAGGAGCCGTCCTCGCCCGGACGCAGATCCTCCGCGACGTCTGGTCGCAGAATGCCGACGTGACCACGCGAACCATCGACAATTTCGTCATGCGGCTGAGGAAATACATCGAGGCGGACCCGGCAAATCCCGAGCATCTGCTCTCAGTTCGAGGCACGGGATATCGTTTCACAGCCGGAGAGAAACACGCAAGCGACTAA
- a CDS encoding sensor histidine kinase: MAVYFRKRSTLHLPVTLSVSLMVLNVTLMVCWIILLAQRARWTALTVGVVAFTLILLGLSLWLALTIKEVRLNQRQANFVDSVTHELKSPIAALQLYLETLRMRSLDEEKRQEFHAIMAVELSRLDQLISHLLEVGRLDAIGMQEESEDVRVDLLVRQAVANACVHHKLKAEEVITLDLQPMVMHTRRLVLEMIFSNLVDNAIKYADDDPQVRIELTPYGSSKSRMRIWNNGVGVPFADRKKIFQIFYRGGNELTRRRTGTGLGLYIVYTLVRKLKGRVSVVDRPDGASGCVFDVELPGCLPAAPDSEAASDSDRASREKEELRA; the protein is encoded by the coding sequence ATGGCTGTCTACTTTCGCAAACGAAGCACACTCCATCTGCCGGTCACGCTGAGCGTCTCCCTGATGGTGCTCAACGTCACGTTGATGGTCTGCTGGATCATCCTGCTGGCGCAGCGTGCCCGCTGGACGGCACTCACGGTCGGCGTGGTCGCCTTCACGCTCATCCTGCTCGGTCTCTCGCTCTGGCTGGCTCTGACGATCAAGGAGGTTCGCCTCAACCAGCGACAGGCCAACTTCGTCGACAGCGTCACGCACGAGCTCAAATCACCGATCGCCGCTCTGCAGCTCTACCTCGAGACGCTCCGCATGCGCTCCCTCGACGAGGAGAAACGGCAGGAATTCCACGCCATCATGGCGGTCGAGCTGAGCCGCCTCGACCAGCTCATCAGCCACCTGCTCGAAGTCGGCCGCCTCGACGCCATCGGCATGCAGGAAGAATCCGAAGACGTGCGGGTCGATCTGCTGGTTCGACAGGCCGTCGCGAACGCCTGCGTGCACCACAAGCTCAAAGCGGAGGAGGTCATCACTCTCGACCTCCAGCCCATGGTGATGCACACCCGACGGCTTGTTCTCGAAATGATCTTTTCGAACCTGGTCGACAATGCCATTAAATACGCGGATGACGATCCGCAGGTCCGCATCGAGCTGACCCCCTACGGATCGTCGAAATCCCGTATGCGGATCTGGAACAATGGCGTCGGCGTTCCGTTTGCCGACCGCAAGAAAATCTTCCAGATCTTTTACCGGGGCGGGAACGAATTGACCCGCCGCCGCACAGGAACCGGACTCGGACTGTACATCGTGTACACGCTGGTGCGGAAACTGAAAGGCCGCGTGAGCGTTGTGGACCGCCCCGACGGGGCTTCCGGTTGCGTTTTCGATGTCGAACTGCCCGGCTGCTTGCCGGCCGCGCCGGACAGCGAAGCCGCGTCGGACAGTGATCGTGCCAGCCGCGAAAAGGAGGAACTGCGGGCGTGA
- the glpQ gene encoding glycerophosphodiester phosphodiesterase: MLRSFVTRLVAAACLASLTLASASSTAMANDRPLVIAHRGASGYLPEHTLEAKAMAHAMGADYIEQDVVLTKDGIPVVLHDIHLDTVTDVRERFPNRHRADGRFYALDFTLAEIRTLNATERVSHKTGKAVYPRRFPAGTSRFEVPTLAEEIELIQGMNRSTGRVAGIYPEIKQPGWHREQGHDISKIVLDVLHKYGYRTKDDAVFLQCFEQDELRRIREDLGAEMRLVQLVSGNSAVARAATATPPDMATLDSELRRFAEFADGVGPALSAIVPGVTPEGGPQITPLVERAHAHDLVVHPWTFRSDAMPKFCDDMDTLLGWYIDEAKIDGLFTDFPDQPVRFLQSRDRQ, translated from the coding sequence GTGCTTCGGAGCTTCGTCACCCGGCTCGTCGCCGCGGCCTGCCTCGCGTCTCTCACATTAGCGTCAGCATCCTCCACCGCCATGGCCAACGATCGCCCCCTCGTCATTGCGCATCGCGGTGCCTCCGGCTACCTGCCCGAGCACACGCTCGAAGCCAAGGCGATGGCCCACGCCATGGGAGCCGACTACATCGAACAGGACGTCGTTCTGACGAAAGACGGCATCCCGGTCGTTCTGCACGACATCCATCTCGATACCGTCACCGATGTCCGCGAACGCTTTCCGAACCGCCATCGTGCAGATGGCCGCTTCTACGCACTCGACTTCACGCTCGCCGAAATCCGTACGCTCAACGCGACCGAACGGGTCAGCCACAAGACCGGCAAAGCGGTCTACCCCAGGCGTTTCCCCGCCGGAACCAGCCGCTTCGAAGTCCCCACCCTCGCCGAAGAAATCGAACTCATTCAGGGCATGAACCGCTCGACCGGCCGCGTCGCCGGCATCTACCCCGAGATCAAGCAGCCCGGCTGGCATCGCGAGCAGGGTCACGACATCTCGAAGATCGTTCTCGACGTCCTCCACAAATACGGCTATCGCACCAAAGATGACGCCGTCTTTCTGCAGTGCTTCGAACAAGACGAACTGCGACGCATTCGCGAGGATCTCGGTGCCGAAATGCGGCTCGTCCAGCTCGTCAGTGGCAACTCGGCCGTGGCCAGAGCCGCCACGGCAACGCCACCTGACATGGCCACGCTCGACAGCGAACTGCGCCGGTTCGCAGAGTTCGCCGACGGCGTCGGCCCGGCGCTTTCCGCCATCGTCCCCGGCGTCACCCCGGAAGGCGGGCCGCAGATCACCCCCCTGGTCGAACGGGCCCATGCGCACGATCTGGTCGTCCACCCCTGGACGTTTCGCAGCGACGCGATGCCGAAGTTCTGCGACGACATGGACACGCTGCTAGGCTGGTACATCGACGAAGCGAAGATTGACGGACTGTTCACCGATTTCCCGGACCAGCCGGTCCGGTTCCTGCAGTCACGGGACCGCCAGTGA
- a CDS encoding DUF309 domain-containing protein, with product MASDSNSQPGAERRQPFFADWPLPPYTFVPGHAPHPIRDPAGHSFGTEPEPASPLTADNWPHSRPYLRGFDLFNAGFYWEAHETWEGAWIACGRRGTTADFLKGLIKLAAAGVKLREQNRTGAHRHVRRARELFSHVRANANDSPEFLGLSFDQLERAATALETAPSELPPTAPPTPLLPFTVVPIRT from the coding sequence ATGGCTTCCGATTCCAACAGCCAACCGGGCGCCGAACGCCGGCAGCCGTTCTTTGCCGATTGGCCCCTCCCGCCGTACACCTTCGTTCCCGGACATGCCCCGCATCCGATCCGCGATCCCGCCGGACACTCCTTCGGCACCGAGCCCGAACCGGCCTCACCCCTGACCGCGGACAACTGGCCGCACTCGCGACCGTACCTGCGGGGATTCGACCTGTTCAACGCAGGCTTCTACTGGGAAGCCCACGAGACATGGGAGGGCGCCTGGATCGCCTGCGGCCGCCGCGGAACGACCGCCGATTTCCTCAAGGGACTGATCAAGCTGGCCGCCGCAGGCGTCAAGCTGAGAGAACAGAACCGCACGGGGGCTCACCGGCATGTCCGCAGGGCACGTGAACTTTTCTCACACGTCCGTGCGAACGCCAACGATTCCCCCGAATTCCTGGGGCTTTCGTTCGACCAGTTGGAGCGGGCCGCCACCGCACTCGAGACGGCCCCGAGCGAACTTCCTCCGACCGCCCCGCCAACGCCGCTGCTCCCCTTCACGGTGGTGCCGATCCGGACCTGA
- the nadD gene encoding nicotinate-nucleotide adenylyltransferase, with protein MRLGIYGGTFDPVHYGHLIAADQFREQCELDQVLFVPAGKPPHKQQHVITEGKRRVEMLQLALAGDPRFGVSKVELERDEPSFTLDTLGQIQRDHPEAELFFLMGADSLAEFPTWREPQRILELAQVAVANRGRTAPDLRPVGEALGVDLTTKVTVIDMPAVDLSASDLRGRIGSGRSVRYMTPRAVEEYIRTHDLYGC; from the coding sequence ATGCGACTTGGAATTTACGGCGGGACGTTCGATCCTGTGCACTACGGTCACCTGATTGCAGCGGACCAGTTTCGGGAACAGTGCGAGCTGGACCAGGTGCTGTTCGTGCCGGCGGGAAAGCCTCCCCACAAACAGCAGCATGTGATTACGGAGGGGAAGCGGCGGGTCGAGATGCTGCAGCTGGCGCTGGCGGGGGATCCCCGGTTCGGCGTGAGCAAGGTGGAACTGGAGCGGGACGAGCCGAGTTTTACGCTGGATACGCTGGGGCAGATTCAGCGGGATCATCCCGAAGCCGAGCTGTTCTTTCTGATGGGGGCCGATTCGCTCGCCGAGTTTCCAACGTGGCGGGAACCGCAGCGGATTCTGGAACTGGCGCAGGTCGCGGTCGCGAACCGGGGGCGGACGGCCCCTGATCTCCGGCCGGTGGGCGAGGCTCTGGGCGTCGATCTGACGACGAAGGTCACGGTGATCGACATGCCGGCGGTCGACCTGTCGGCGAGTGATCTGCGAGGCCGGATCGGCAGCGGACGGAGCGTGCGGTACATGACGCCCCGTGCGGTCGAGGAATACATTCGTACGCACGATCTGTACGGGTGTTGA